In Spinacia oleracea cultivar Varoflay chromosome 5, BTI_SOV_V1, whole genome shotgun sequence, a single window of DNA contains:
- the LOC130462109 gene encoding uncharacterized protein yields MSADLQKTFINSDAFTIISELKNMFQDLARVERFETHRQILETKLKKGEPVSPHVLKMIGLIENMSRLDQQFSQEMAIDTILHSLHSGYDQFKLNYSMNSLDKTLTELHGMLKTAEKTLKSDKQDVLMVRGGKFKKSGKKRNAKKGGNKASPTKKTGAKSVKRKVSQPTSESECFYCKKKGHWKRDCLKLKEDQKNGTVVPSSGTKKK; encoded by the exons atgagtgcggatctgcagaaaacgttcatcaactcagatgctttcacaatcatcagtgagttgaagaacatgttccaagatctggctcgagtcgaaagattcgagactcatagacaaattcttgagaccaagcttaagaaaggcgagcccgtaagtccacatgttctcaaaatgattggactcattgagaatatgagtcggctggatcagcaattttctcaggaaatggctatagacaccatcctccattctcttcatagcgggtatgatcagttcaaactgaactacagtatgaatagtctagacaaaacgctcactgagcttcacggtatgctgaagaccgctgaaaagacgctcaaaagtgataagcaggatgtgcttatggtgcgtgggggcaagttcaagaaatctggaaagaagaggaatgctaagaaaggtggcaacaaggccagcccaactaagaaaactggcgccaaatctgtaaagaggaaggtcagtcaacccacttctgaatccgaatgcttctactgcaagaagaaggggcattggaagagagattgcttgaagctaaaggaagatcagaagaacggaacagtcgttccatcttcag ggactaagaagaagtag